A stretch of DNA from Cellulomonas fengjieae:
GGCACGGTCGGCGAGCTGCTCGAGCGGCACCGGAACCGCGCCGCGGTCAGCGAGGCGATGCGCGTGGTGCAGGAGGCCAACCGGTACATCTCCGAGACCGAGCCGTGGAAGCTGACGGGGGACCGTGAGCGCCTGGGCACGGTGCTGCACACGGCCGCGCAGGCGGTCAGCGACGCCAACACGCTGCTGGCGCCGTTCCTGCCGCACTCGGCGCAGAAGGTGCACGAGACGTTCGGTGGTACCGGCACGTTCTCGCCGCTGCCGCGCATCGACGAGGTCACCGACCTGGACGACGACACCCGGCACTACCCGGTCATCACGGGCGACTACGAGCTGGGCCGGACCGTCGCGCCGTGGGACTCGACCCCGGTCGTGCCCGGCACCCCGGTGGCCAAGCCGGTGCCGGTGTTCACCAAGCTCGACGACTCGATCGTCGAGGAGGAGCTCGAGCGGCTCCGGCAGGCCTGAGTGGCGCGCACCAGGGAGAAGGGCTGGCCCCCGCCACCCGAACCGCTGCCGGTCGCGGTCGTCGACAACCACACGCACCTGGACACCGTGGTGACGTGGCGGGCCGACGGCTGGGAGCCGGACCTGGACGCGCACCTCGAGCGGGCCGCGTCGGTCGGCGTGCCGCGCATGGTGCAGGTCGGCTGCGACCTCGACGCCATCACGTGGACCGACGAGGCGGTGCGCACCCACGAGCAGCTGCTCGGTGCCGTGGCCATCCACCCCAACGAGGCCGTCCGGCACGCCGGCGTGCTCGAGACCGCACCGGACGGTCTGGAGCCTGAGCCGACCCACGAGGTGTCGCTGCCCGACGCGATCGCCCGCGTGGAGGCGGCGGCGCGAGGCAACTCCCGCATCCGAGCCATCGGCGAGACCGGCCTGGACCACTTCCGCGCCGGACCGCGGGGCCGGGCGGTCCAGCGCGAGGCGTTCCGCGCTCACATCGCGCTCGCCAAGGAGCTCGGGCTCGCGCTGCAGATCCACGACCGTGACGCCCACGACGAGGTCGTCGAGGTGCTGCTGGCCGACGGTGCGCCGGACCGCACGGTCTTCCACTGCTTCTCCGGTGACGCGGAGCTGGCACGGCTGGCCGTCTCCCACGGCTGGTACCTCTCGTTCGCCGGGCCCGTCTCGTTCGGCGCCAACGACGCCCTGCGCGAGGCGCTGCGCGAGGTGCCGCCGAGCCTGCTGCTCGTCGAGACGGACGCCCCGTACCTGACGGTCCACCCGTTCCGGGGCCGCCCCAACGCCCCCTACCTCCTGCCCGGGACGGTCCGGACGGTGGCTGACGTGACCGGTCGGCCGCTGGCGGACGTGTGCGCGGCGCTGGCCTCGACGTCGGAGGCCGTCTACGGGTCCTGGTGAGGGCGCGGTGCCGCGCGGGCGTGGGTCAGTCGGGTGACCGGGTACCACGAGGGTCACGGATCGGTTACGGTCGGACCTGCGTCCAGGACGGGCGCAGCCCGTGGCAGCTCCACCGAGAGGATCCACCGCGTGACGCCGGAGCGGGAGCGTGCGACGAACGGTCGCCGACTTCGTGGCCGCCGCGCCGTGCGTGTGGTGTCGCAGGCGGCCGTGCTGGCCATCGTGGCGGGCGCGACGAGCGCCTACGCGGTCCTGCACAAGACGGTGACGGTCGACGTCGACGGCACGTCCGTGGAGGTCGAGGCCTTCGGCCGGACGGTCGAGGACATCCTCGCGAGCGGTGACATCGAGGTGGGCGAACGCGACCTCGTCGCACCCGCGCTCGACCAGCCGATCTCCCGTTCGGGTCAGATCGTAGTGCGGCACGGCCGCGAGCTGTCCCTCGAGGTGGACGGTGCGCAGCGTTCGGTGTGGACGACCGCGCTGACCGTGGGGGAGGCCGTCGACGGCCTCGGGCTGCGTGACGACGAGGTCCGCCTGTCGGCGTCCCGCTCCGCGGCCCTCGGCCGGGACACGCTGCGGGTCTCGACGCTCAAGACGATGCACCTCGTGGTCGACGGCCAGGTCATCGACGGCGTGAGCAGCGCCGCCACCGTCCGCGACGGGCTGCGGGACATCGGGCTCGTGCTGAACGAGGGCGACCAGGTCTCCGTGCCCCTCGACTCCACGGCGGTCGACGGCCTCGTCGTCCTGGTGACCCGCGCCAGCACGAGCGGGGAGACGGTCACCGAGGCGATGCCGTTCGAGTCCACCGAGGTCGAGGACCCGGGCATGGTCAAGGGCAACACGGTCATCGCCACCAAGGGCAAGGCCGGTGTCCGCACCACCACCTACGAGCTGCAGGTGGTCGGCGGCGTCGTCACGGGACGCACGCCGATCGCGTCGGTCGTCACGGTCCCGCCGGTCGCGCAGGTGACCAAGGTCGGCACCGCCGAGCTCCCCGACCCGTCCGTGGTCGCGGTCGCGCCGGGCACGGCCCAGGCCCTCGGCAAGGAGATGGCGGCGGCCCGCGGCTGGGGCGACGACCAGTTCGCCTGCCTGCTCGCGCTGTGGAACAAGGAGAGCGGCTGGCGGGT
This window harbors:
- a CDS encoding aggregation-promoting factor C-terminal-like domain-containing protein, which encodes MTPERERATNGRRLRGRRAVRVVSQAAVLAIVAGATSAYAVLHKTVTVDVDGTSVEVEAFGRTVEDILASGDIEVGERDLVAPALDQPISRSGQIVVRHGRELSLEVDGAQRSVWTTALTVGEAVDGLGLRDDEVRLSASRSAALGRDTLRVSTLKTMHLVVDGQVIDGVSSAATVRDGLRDIGLVLNEGDQVSVPLDSTAVDGLVVLVTRASTSGETVTEAMPFESTEVEDPGMVKGNTVIATKGKAGVRTTTYELQVVGGVVTGRTPIASVVTVPPVAQVTKVGTAELPDPSVVAVAPGTAQALGKEMAAARGWGDDQFACLLALWNKESGWRVNAENKSSGAYGIPQSLPGSKMATVADDWRTNPATQITWGLNYIGGRYGDPCGAYAASQAKGWY
- a CDS encoding TatD family hydrolase, whose amino-acid sequence is MARTREKGWPPPPEPLPVAVVDNHTHLDTVVTWRADGWEPDLDAHLERAASVGVPRMVQVGCDLDAITWTDEAVRTHEQLLGAVAIHPNEAVRHAGVLETAPDGLEPEPTHEVSLPDAIARVEAAARGNSRIRAIGETGLDHFRAGPRGRAVQREAFRAHIALAKELGLALQIHDRDAHDEVVEVLLADGAPDRTVFHCFSGDAELARLAVSHGWYLSFAGPVSFGANDALREALREVPPSLLLVETDAPYLTVHPFRGRPNAPYLLPGTVRTVADVTGRPLADVCAALASTSEAVYGSW